A region from the Vibrio rumoiensis genome encodes:
- a CDS encoding sulfurtransferase — MNSDYPLVSATWLFDHFSDDNVVVLDTTTQHAVVGEALELPRQYLPNSQLFDIENVFLDLTNPLPNTMPSPELFIEQARQLGINQDSVVVLYDARGLYSAPRAWWIFKTMGFEHVYVLDGGLSLWQSLGYPLVDSYTDIDRAMGNVNANYQAQKVFNVDDVLAAISNDDIQIIDVRSQERFLGKVAEPREGMRSGHIPSSINLPFSSVLEGHQFKKLEALETLLEQHLDASKQQVFSCGSGLTACIVLMAAYLCGYTNLAVYDGSWAEWGANHDLPVE; from the coding sequence ATGAACTCTGATTATCCTTTAGTTTCTGCAACTTGGCTCTTTGATCATTTTTCTGACGATAATGTCGTTGTTCTTGATACGACAACTCAACATGCCGTGGTCGGTGAAGCCTTAGAATTGCCTCGTCAGTATTTACCTAACTCTCAGCTTTTTGATATCGAAAATGTTTTCCTTGATTTAACCAATCCACTACCAAATACCATGCCAAGCCCTGAATTGTTTATCGAACAAGCTCGTCAGCTAGGCATTAATCAAGATAGTGTGGTGGTGCTCTATGATGCTCGAGGTTTATATTCCGCTCCTCGCGCTTGGTGGATATTTAAAACCATGGGCTTTGAGCACGTTTATGTCTTAGACGGTGGACTGTCATTATGGCAATCATTGGGCTACCCATTAGTGGATTCTTATACTGATATAGATAGAGCGATGGGTAATGTGAATGCAAACTATCAAGCGCAGAAAGTGTTTAATGTGGATGATGTGTTAGCGGCGATTTCAAACGATGATATTCAAATTATTGATGTGCGTTCGCAAGAGCGATTTTTAGGTAAAGTCGCAGAGCCTCGTGAAGGGATGCGATCTGGACATATTCCATCTTCAATTAACCTACCTTTTAGTTCGGTACTTGAAGGGCATCAATTCAAGAAACTCGAGGCGCTGGAAACACTACTTGAACAGCATTTAGATGCTTCAAAACAGCAAGTATTTTCATGTGGTTCAGGCTTAACGGCGTGTATTGTCCTGATGGCGGCTTATCTTTGTGGCTATACTAACCTAGCCGTATACGATGGCTCTTGGGCTGAATGGGGCGCAAACCATGATCTACCGGTTGAATAA
- a CDS encoding DUF1294 domain-containing protein: MEYYSYINFTLLKRVRFNDYPASWINLLLNPEFCHFYCLLKDKRASIKGNWRTQKNVTHTCFLGGWPGALLAQHLFRHKTSKFRFQFVFWLLVALNCIGTVLIQNPDFYM; this comes from the coding sequence GTGGAGTATTATTCGTATATCAATTTTACACTCCTTAAAAGAGTACGTTTTAATGATTACCCTGCAAGCTGGATTAATTTACTGCTTAATCCTGAGTTTTGTCACTTTTATTGTCTATTGAAAGACAAACGAGCGTCAATCAAAGGTAATTGGCGCACCCAGAAAAACGTTACACATACTTGCTTTTTAGGTGGATGGCCGGGCGCGTTGTTAGCTCAGCACCTCTTTCGCCATAAAACCAGTAAGTTTCGTTTTCAGTTTGTATTTTGGTTATTAGTTGCCCTTAATTGTATTGGTACAGTTTTGATCCAAAACCCTGATTTTTATATGTAA
- a CDS encoding LysR family transcriptional regulator, with protein sequence MNLDKLARIDLNLLVILQVLIEEQSVTRAASRLNLSQSALSKSLNRLRDTLEDPLFQRTSHGLKPTAHALALAKILPSVLQDLYQITQPPTFTPETSHRKFSFSMVESAYETLIPSFIGSLLNQAPNIQLDSYLWTGQSFNDLQHGQIDFGIAGRDLHPQSEFSVGKLPEGIEHQTLFKDQQVCLVRNDHPVLKTIKETDWTLEHYLALSHVQVRCEGKEWWALDYYLAELGHHRKINTTVPDFYGAASVCAHTDLIFTLPSSFASHALKLYPLTQLPLPFEFMPMAYVLLWHERNNQDQGHQWIRETICQSIQQAGLPYQPTSLS encoded by the coding sequence GTGAATTTAGATAAACTAGCCAGAATCGATCTTAACTTACTCGTAATTTTACAAGTTCTGATTGAAGAACAAAGTGTTACGCGTGCGGCAAGTCGTTTGAATTTAAGTCAATCGGCATTAAGTAAAAGCTTAAACCGTCTACGCGATACACTAGAAGATCCCCTCTTTCAGCGTACTTCTCATGGTTTAAAACCAACCGCTCATGCCCTCGCATTAGCCAAAATTTTGCCGAGCGTACTCCAAGACTTATACCAAATCACTCAACCACCCACGTTTACCCCAGAGACGAGCCACCGTAAGTTTAGTTTTTCTATGGTTGAAAGTGCCTACGAAACCTTGATTCCCTCTTTTATTGGGTCATTACTTAACCAAGCGCCTAATATTCAACTTGATTCTTATCTATGGACTGGCCAATCGTTTAACGACTTGCAACACGGGCAAATCGATTTTGGTATTGCTGGGCGGGATTTGCATCCTCAATCAGAATTTAGTGTCGGCAAGCTACCCGAAGGCATTGAGCACCAAACCTTATTTAAGGATCAACAAGTTTGCTTGGTACGAAATGATCATCCCGTATTAAAAACAATTAAAGAGACTGACTGGACATTAGAGCACTATTTAGCGTTATCACATGTGCAAGTTCGTTGCGAAGGTAAGGAATGGTGGGCGTTAGATTACTACCTCGCAGAATTAGGTCATCATCGTAAAATTAATACTACTGTGCCGGATTTTTATGGCGCGGCGAGCGTATGTGCTCATACTGATTTGATCTTCACCCTACCCTCAAGCTTTGCTAGCCACGCACTAAAGCTTTATCCGCTGACTCAATTACCGCTACCATTTGAATTTATGCCAATGGCTTATGTATTGCTGTGGCATGAAAGAAATAATCAAGACCAAGGTCATCAATGGATACGTGAGACGATATGCCAATCTATTCAACAGGCCGGACTGCCGTACCAACCTACCTCATTATCATAA
- a CDS encoding ammonium transporter, whose amino-acid sequence MDESTTQVYGVVQALTQSSDTLFLLLGAIMVFLMHAGFAFLEVGTVRHKNQVNALVKILSDFGVSTIAYFFFGYWVAYGHSFFVDAPTLSAGNGYELVKFFFLLTFAAAIPAIVSGGIAERARFYPVLIGTFFIVGLVYPLFEGMIWNGNFGLQAWFETTFGTGFHDFAGSVVVHGVGGWIALVAVIFLGMRNGRIRAGKHTNFAPSNIPFLALGAWILCVGWFGFNVMSAQTINGISGLVAINSLMAMAGGILAAMVMGKNDPGFIHNGPLAGLVAVCAGSDLMHPIGALATGVVAAAIFVWLFTFMQNKTKIDDVLGVWPLHGVCGAWGGIAAGIFGQTALGGMGGVSLTVQVLGTLLGIAIAVLGSILVYDTIHKVSGLRLSQEDEYSGADLSIHKISATNED is encoded by the coding sequence ATGGATGAGTCCACCACTCAAGTATATGGCGTAGTACAAGCATTAACCCAGAGCTCTGATACGTTATTTTTATTACTCGGCGCTATTATGGTCTTTCTTATGCATGCAGGGTTTGCCTTCCTTGAAGTGGGTACCGTAAGGCATAAGAACCAAGTTAACGCGTTAGTGAAAATACTTTCCGACTTCGGTGTATCTACCATTGCTTATTTCTTTTTTGGTTACTGGGTTGCTTACGGCCATTCTTTTTTCGTTGATGCCCCGACCCTCTCAGCGGGTAATGGCTACGAACTGGTTAAATTCTTTTTCTTATTGACCTTTGCAGCAGCAATTCCGGCCATTGTCTCTGGCGGTATCGCGGAGCGAGCTCGTTTCTACCCTGTGTTGATCGGTACATTCTTTATCGTTGGCTTAGTGTATCCATTATTTGAAGGCATGATATGGAATGGTAATTTTGGTCTACAAGCATGGTTTGAAACCACCTTTGGTACAGGGTTTCACGATTTTGCAGGCTCAGTAGTTGTCCACGGTGTCGGGGGCTGGATTGCACTAGTCGCCGTAATATTCCTTGGCATGCGTAACGGACGGATCCGCGCGGGCAAACATACTAACTTTGCACCATCTAATATCCCATTTCTTGCACTAGGCGCATGGATATTATGTGTTGGTTGGTTCGGCTTTAATGTTATGTCGGCACAAACTATTAATGGTATCAGTGGTTTAGTAGCGATTAACTCTTTAATGGCAATGGCTGGCGGAATATTAGCAGCAATGGTGATGGGTAAAAATGACCCAGGCTTTATTCATAATGGTCCACTGGCGGGCTTAGTCGCGGTTTGTGCTGGTTCAGATTTAATGCATCCCATCGGCGCATTAGCAACGGGTGTTGTGGCTGCTGCAATTTTTGTATGGCTATTTACCTTCATGCAAAACAAAACCAAAATCGATGACGTATTAGGTGTTTGGCCGCTGCATGGCGTGTGTGGAGCATGGGGCGGTATTGCTGCCGGTATCTTTGGACAAACCGCACTAGGCGGAATGGGTGGTGTGAGTTTAACCGTTCAGGTTCTCGGTACGTTACTAGGTATTGCCATTGCTGTATTAGGTTCAATTCTGGTCTATGACACGATTCACAAAGTATCAGGCTTACGTTTAAGCCAAGAAGACGAATATAGCGGTGCCGATTTATCTATCCATAAAATCAGCGCAACCAATGAAGATTAA
- a CDS encoding multidrug effflux MFS transporter, with protein MQRNLLPMLMAMVLLSPLAIDIYLPSLPTMAAEFSVSNSEVQSTLILFLFAMGLGQIVIGPLADRFGRRPVALFGVILYGLSSVLAAVAQEFELLQIARVLQGLAACSTSIVVFSAVRDCYSVKDGAKIYSYLNGAICVIPALAPTLGGVLALHFGWRSTFVFMTCYSILILCMVAFRFPETRPANTVSDGALYRWARYQPVLMDRHFLFYAICCMTGMGAILTYVSYSPVWLIGHLGMSELAFSGLFGVNALINIGACFGAPWVIKKLGNRPTVIFALSLFIVSAALQFAVQQSGLVSPLAAAAGFMLPMALLCIGFALLLGPATSMALSGFGERAGTAAAMLGFIQMSGASLLAGLIQQTSLTAPYAVICVMGGGAIILLSVMSMKRMNAWHVERLAHD; from the coding sequence ATGCAACGCAACTTATTACCTATGTTAATGGCGATGGTGTTACTTAGCCCATTAGCTATCGATATTTATTTACCGTCTCTCCCGACGATGGCGGCGGAATTTTCTGTTTCCAATAGTGAAGTTCAATCCACTTTAATTCTATTTTTGTTCGCAATGGGATTAGGCCAGATTGTGATTGGCCCGCTTGCTGACCGTTTTGGTCGCCGACCAGTTGCGTTGTTTGGTGTCATTTTATACGGGTTGAGTAGTGTTCTAGCCGCCGTAGCACAAGAGTTTGAGTTGTTACAAATTGCTCGAGTACTACAAGGGTTAGCGGCTTGCTCGACTTCAATTGTCGTATTCAGCGCGGTTCGAGATTGTTACAGCGTAAAAGATGGGGCAAAAATTTATAGCTACCTCAATGGCGCGATTTGTGTGATACCAGCATTAGCTCCAACCTTAGGTGGGGTATTAGCACTGCATTTTGGTTGGCGTTCAACGTTTGTATTTATGACCTGCTATTCGATTTTGATTTTATGCATGGTGGCGTTTCGCTTCCCGGAAACACGACCAGCGAATACGGTCAGTGACGGCGCTCTGTACCGTTGGGCTCGTTATCAGCCAGTATTGATGGATCGACACTTTCTTTTTTATGCCATTTGCTGCATGACAGGCATGGGCGCGATTTTAACTTACGTGTCTTACTCACCAGTGTGGTTGATTGGACATTTAGGAATGTCGGAATTAGCGTTTAGTGGTTTGTTTGGTGTCAATGCACTGATTAATATCGGTGCTTGCTTTGGCGCACCATGGGTGATCAAAAAGCTTGGTAATCGCCCAACCGTTATCTTTGCATTATCATTATTTATCGTTTCGGCGGCTTTACAATTTGCGGTCCAGCAATCTGGGCTTGTTTCACCATTGGCAGCAGCGGCAGGTTTCATGCTACCAATGGCATTGCTATGTATTGGCTTTGCTTTGCTGCTTGGTCCGGCAACCAGCATGGCATTATCTGGTTTTGGCGAACGCGCTGGAACCGCGGCGGCAATGCTTGGCTTTATTCAAATGAGCGGCGCGTCATTATTGGCGGGCTTGATTCAACAAACCTCGTTAACGGCTCCTTATGCGGTGATCTGTGTAATGGGCGGCGGGGCGATTATATTGCTGTCAGTAATGTCGATGAAAAGAATGAACGCATGGCATGTCGAACGACTGGCTCACGATTGA
- a CDS encoding aldo/keto reductase — translation MVAVKKQQIAPQGPEFSELVQGYWRLGDWGMTPQERLTFLKQHVELGVTTVDHADIYGYYECEQLFGEGLALDKSMRDQIEIVTKCDIKLCGDKNPDWKVNHYNTSKNHIVESVNNSLARLQVEDIDVLLIHRPDALMDADEVAETFSELKQVGKVKHFGVSNFTPRQFELLQSRLDAPLVTNQVEINPLNFDVVDDGTLDLLQQLRVKPMAWSCLAGGSIFNGLKEQHIRVRDELEAIREEVGAQSIDQVIYAWVRRLPSKPMPIIGSGKIERVQTAIDALSIELTREQWFRVWIASKGHGVP, via the coding sequence ATGGTTGCAGTGAAAAAACAACAAATAGCACCTCAAGGGCCTGAATTTTCAGAGCTAGTGCAAGGTTATTGGCGCTTAGGCGATTGGGGAATGACACCACAAGAACGTTTAACATTTTTAAAGCAACATGTTGAACTCGGTGTGACCACGGTCGACCACGCGGATATTTATGGTTACTACGAGTGTGAACAATTATTTGGTGAAGGATTAGCTCTCGATAAAAGCATGCGTGATCAAATTGAGATCGTCACTAAATGCGATATCAAATTATGCGGCGATAAAAATCCCGATTGGAAAGTGAATCACTACAACACCAGCAAGAATCACATTGTTGAATCAGTCAATAACTCATTAGCGCGCTTACAAGTTGAAGATATTGATGTGCTATTAATTCATCGCCCGGATGCACTAATGGATGCGGATGAAGTGGCTGAGACATTTTCTGAGCTAAAACAAGTCGGTAAAGTGAAGCACTTTGGTGTGTCTAACTTTACACCTCGTCAATTTGAGTTACTTCAATCTCGTTTAGATGCGCCGTTAGTGACCAACCAGGTTGAAATTAACCCATTAAATTTTGATGTAGTTGATGACGGTACTCTAGATTTGCTTCAACAATTGCGTGTAAAGCCAATGGCTTGGTCTTGCCTTGCTGGTGGCTCTATTTTTAATGGTTTAAAAGAGCAACATATTCGCGTACGTGATGAACTAGAAGCGATTCGTGAAGAAGTCGGCGCACAAAGTATTGATCAAGTGATCTATGCTTGGGTTCGTCGTTTGCCATCTAAGCCAATGCCAATCATTGGTTCTGGTAAAATTGAGCGAGTTCAAACTGCGATTGATGCTCTAAGCATTGAATTAACCCGTGAGCAATGGTTTAGAGTGTGGATTGCGTCGAAAGGTCACGGTGTGCCATAA
- a CDS encoding ROK family protein yields the protein MSLGLDIGGTKIEAVVLSEDGQTIYQQRIPTPTSSYSEFLSTVTGLIQSIQQTLQQPMTIGIGLPGAISPDSQTIKNCNCLILNGQHLDKDIADIVKQPVFIANDADCFTLSEAQDGAGAGHATVFGVIIGTGCGGGVVVNGQLLSGPNAIAGEWGHNTLPQYHRDNDGLAQQCYCGKINCIERFISGSGFSERYNQQHGTDYNSAEIMDLKRAGNTNAEQHYLSFIDMCARSLASVINVLDPHVIVLGGGLSNVDEIYQDINDAIGAYVFSDVCNTKIVKAKYGDSSGVRGHVGCLECIKLIPN from the coding sequence CTGAGTTTAGGTTTGGATATTGGTGGAACAAAAATTGAAGCGGTTGTGTTATCAGAAGATGGGCAAACTATTTATCAGCAGCGCATACCGACGCCAACCAGTAGTTACTCTGAATTCTTATCAACAGTCACCGGTTTGATTCAAAGTATCCAACAAACATTACAACAGCCTATGACCATTGGTATCGGCCTACCTGGTGCGATAAGCCCTGATAGCCAAACCATAAAAAACTGTAATTGCTTAATCTTGAATGGCCAGCATTTGGATAAAGATATTGCTGACATAGTTAAACAGCCGGTATTTATCGCAAATGATGCCGATTGTTTTACATTATCGGAAGCGCAAGATGGCGCAGGCGCTGGGCATGCCACCGTCTTTGGCGTCATTATTGGTACGGGGTGTGGCGGTGGTGTTGTCGTCAATGGTCAACTACTTTCTGGGCCCAATGCGATCGCCGGAGAGTGGGGTCATAATACCTTGCCACAATATCATCGAGATAATGATGGACTCGCACAGCAATGCTACTGCGGAAAAATTAACTGTATAGAACGCTTTATTTCAGGATCAGGTTTTTCTGAACGCTATAATCAGCAGCATGGCACAGACTACAACTCTGCAGAAATCATGGATTTAAAACGTGCTGGCAATACGAATGCTGAGCAACATTATTTATCGTTTATTGATATGTGTGCCCGTAGTTTGGCATCGGTCATAAATGTACTTGATCCACATGTAATTGTGCTTGGTGGCGGTTTGTCGAATGTAGATGAAATTTACCAAGATATAAACGATGCAATTGGAGCTTATGTTTTTTCAGACGTGTGTAACACTAAGATTGTGAAAGCGAAGTACGGTGATTCAAGCGGCGTGAGAGGGCATGTTGGTTGCCTAGAATGCATCAAGCTAATACCTAATTAA
- a CDS encoding GFA family protein, giving the protein MTDVSYPVKGQCQCGSVNFTLKAAPKVVMACHCKECQKLSTSAFSITCVLDAKDIDIQGELKQTSRTADSGNENIGHFCAGCGNRIYQLNPAVPEMIKFKAAASLDDTRMIVPTMHVWTSEKQNWVVIPDDVQQFEKQR; this is encoded by the coding sequence ATGACGGATGTCAGTTATCCAGTAAAAGGCCAATGTCAGTGTGGTAGTGTGAACTTTACCTTGAAAGCGGCACCTAAAGTAGTAATGGCTTGCCATTGTAAAGAATGCCAAAAATTATCCACCAGTGCGTTTAGTATCACTTGTGTCCTGGATGCAAAGGATATTGATATTCAAGGTGAGCTAAAGCAAACCAGCCGCACTGCAGACAGCGGCAATGAAAATATCGGTCATTTCTGTGCTGGTTGCGGTAATCGTATTTATCAATTAAACCCTGCCGTGCCTGAAATGATCAAATTCAAGGCGGCGGCCAGTTTAGACGATACACGTATGATTGTACCGACGATGCATGTATGGACAAGCGAAAAGCAAAATTGGGTTGTGATCCCCGATGATGTTCAGCAATTTGAAAAACAACGTTAA
- a CDS encoding 2-hydroxyacid dehydrogenase, with the protein MKISMFSTKSYDEASFCQANENHGHECHFYNFQLDLKTASIAEDSQVVCAFVNDDLSRPVLEKLAKQGTKLIAMRCAGFDRVDLEAAKELGLQVVRVPAYSPEAIAEHAVGMMMCLNRRFHKAYQRTRDANFSLEGLTGFNFYGKTAGVIGTGKIGLAIMRILKGLGMNVLCYDPYPSDAANEIGATYSSLDDIYQQSDVITLHCPLTSENRRLLNAESFSKMKDKVMIINTSRGGLLDSQDAIEALKAGKIGALGLDVYDNEKELFFQDKSNDIITDDIFRRLSACHNVLFTGHQAFLTNEALANIADTTLSNIKLFSQGKSSGNEVL; encoded by the coding sequence ATGAAAATCTCAATGTTTAGCACAAAATCGTATGATGAAGCATCATTTTGTCAGGCGAATGAAAACCATGGTCATGAATGTCATTTTTATAATTTTCAACTGGATTTAAAAACCGCGTCAATTGCTGAAGATTCTCAAGTCGTCTGTGCGTTTGTTAATGATGACTTAAGTCGTCCTGTACTAGAGAAACTGGCAAAGCAAGGCACTAAACTGATTGCAATGCGCTGTGCCGGATTTGACCGTGTTGATTTAGAAGCTGCAAAAGAATTGGGATTACAAGTTGTAAGAGTGCCAGCATATTCACCAGAGGCCATTGCGGAACATGCAGTAGGCATGATGATGTGCTTAAATCGTCGTTTCCATAAAGCTTATCAGCGTACCCGTGATGCTAACTTTTCTTTAGAAGGTCTAACTGGATTTAACTTTTATGGTAAAACCGCAGGCGTGATTGGTACTGGTAAAATTGGCTTAGCCATTATGCGTATTTTAAAAGGACTAGGTATGAATGTTTTATGCTACGACCCATACCCTAGTGATGCCGCAAATGAGATTGGCGCAACTTACTCTTCGCTTGACGATATTTATCAGCAATCGGATGTGATCACACTGCATTGTCCTTTAACATCAGAAAATCGCCGGCTCTTAAATGCTGAATCATTTAGTAAAATGAAAGATAAAGTGATGATTATCAATACCAGCCGAGGTGGTCTACTGGATTCACAAGATGCCATTGAAGCGCTAAAAGCCGGAAAAATTGGCGCATTGGGACTTGATGTATATGACAATGAGAAAGAATTGTTCTTCCAAGATAAATCCAATGACATTATTACCGATGATATTTTCCGTCGTTTATCCGCTTGTCATAATGTTTTATTCACCGGACATCAGGCATTTCTAACGAATGAAGCATTAGCCAATATTGCTGATACGACATTAAGTAACATTAAGCTGTTCTCGCAGGGTAAGTCTTCTGGTAATGAAGTGCTCTAA
- the clcA gene encoding H(+)/Cl(-) exchange transporter ClcA: MANSKSLKSSLSQYKSKKFVGVILSRDKTPMSILLLSVVVGLLAGLVGSLFEIGVSWVSESRTDWLKQEMNSLLPLWLSAIIVSATLAFIGYYLVSRFAPEAAGSGIPEIEGAMDDIRPVRWWRVLPVKFFGGLGALGSGMVLGREGPTVQMGGNIGRMVSDIFRLKDPDGRHSLLACGAAGGLAAAFNAPLAGIMFVVEEMRPHFRYNLLSIKAVIISSVVATIVFRSISGQDAVITMPQYIAPDLNTLWLFLVLGLIFGIFGVTFNRLVTWSQDIFVLIHRNDQKRYLITGTIIGGCFGLLLLYLPELTGGGIQLIPGATNGDYSISLLLILFFARVATTLICFGSGAPGGIFAPMLALGTLFGTFYGQLALQIDPTLNIDPGMFAIAGMGALFAATVRAPITGILLVIEMTNNYHLILPLIITTLGATIMAQLLGGQPIYTQLLHRTLKKAKLQQVDLPKHDEKSPEEDKAETISETETEINRK; this comes from the coding sequence ATGGCCAATTCAAAATCGCTTAAAAGCTCTCTTTCACAATACAAATCTAAAAAGTTTGTTGGTGTTATCTTGTCTAGAGATAAAACACCGATGTCGATATTATTACTTTCCGTCGTTGTGGGCCTGTTAGCAGGTTTAGTGGGTTCTCTATTTGAAATTGGTGTTAGTTGGGTTTCTGAATCACGAACAGATTGGTTGAAGCAAGAAATGAACTCACTACTACCGCTATGGCTATCAGCGATTATTGTAAGTGCTACATTAGCTTTTATTGGTTATTACCTTGTTAGTCGTTTTGCACCAGAAGCAGCTGGCTCAGGTATTCCTGAGATTGAAGGAGCAATGGATGATATTCGTCCCGTTCGCTGGTGGCGTGTTCTGCCAGTTAAATTCTTCGGTGGCCTCGGTGCTTTAGGTTCAGGTATGGTGCTCGGTCGTGAAGGGCCAACCGTACAAATGGGCGGTAATATTGGTCGTATGGTTTCTGACATATTTCGCTTAAAAGATCCGGATGGCAGACACTCTTTACTCGCATGTGGTGCTGCAGGCGGTCTAGCCGCTGCATTTAATGCCCCTCTCGCTGGCATCATGTTTGTGGTTGAAGAAATGCGCCCTCACTTTCGCTATAACCTATTGTCAATTAAAGCGGTGATTATCTCATCGGTTGTTGCTACGATTGTATTTCGCTCGATTAGTGGACAAGATGCGGTTATCACGATGCCGCAATATATAGCGCCAGATCTAAACACCTTATGGCTGTTTCTCGTTCTTGGTTTAATTTTTGGTATTTTTGGTGTGACCTTTAATCGGCTAGTAACGTGGTCACAAGATATATTTGTCCTAATCCATCGTAATGACCAAAAAAGATATCTAATCACTGGTACCATTATTGGTGGTTGCTTTGGCTTATTACTACTTTATCTTCCAGAATTAACTGGTGGTGGGATTCAATTAATCCCAGGAGCAACCAACGGTGACTACAGCATTAGTTTGTTATTGATCCTATTCTTCGCTCGTGTAGCAACAACACTGATATGTTTTGGTTCAGGAGCCCCTGGTGGCATTTTTGCTCCAATGCTGGCGCTTGGTACTTTATTCGGTACTTTTTATGGTCAACTCGCTCTGCAAATTGATCCGACACTGAATATCGACCCTGGAATGTTTGCAATTGCGGGCATGGGTGCATTATTTGCAGCAACCGTTCGAGCACCAATAACAGGTATCCTGCTCGTCATCGAAATGACCAATAATTATCACCTTATTTTACCATTAATTATAACTACATTAGGCGCGACTATTATGGCTCAATTGCTTGGTGGTCAACCTATCTATACACAGTTACTACATAGAACTCTGAAAAAAGCCAAGCTACAACAAGTTGATCTACCAAAGCATGACGAAAAGAGCCCAGAAGAAGATAAAGCAGAAACGATTAGCGAAACAGAAACTGAAATAAATCGGAAATAA
- a CDS encoding OmpA family protein gives MNIKQMSFYPSVASIISLSLLMSPQVNAAAENAGEFYLGAKTGWSNFDFGQNDGDIDDDAWAGSVYGGYQFNEWFSLEGGYNYLGNSKEHVAGSEVNKTQIQNGELGAKLDWNLTSAWNLFGKVGTSYNYVDQKTGAYNDSDENWSLMLGAGVEYQLSHNWRVRTEYQWFDNVGESSTTGKTDVNYVSLGLSYYFGSSDSAAPVAAAATTAAVVAAQEPEPEPAVVEEPLPAATLSKGAFEHNSVELTSDAKSSLDPVVTYLEQRPEINVAVIGYTDSTGAAEYNQKLSEKRAQKAADYLTENGIDESRINVEGKGEENPIADNSTAEGREQNRRIEITYQD, from the coding sequence ATGAATATTAAACAAATGTCTTTTTACCCTTCTGTCGCGTCAATCATTTCTCTTTCTCTTCTTATGTCGCCACAGGTTAATGCCGCTGCAGAAAATGCCGGAGAGTTTTACCTTGGTGCTAAAACCGGTTGGTCTAATTTCGATTTCGGTCAGAATGACGGTGATATTGATGATGATGCCTGGGCTGGTAGTGTCTATGGTGGTTATCAATTTAACGAATGGTTCTCTTTAGAAGGTGGTTATAACTACCTTGGTAATTCGAAAGAGCATGTTGCTGGTAGCGAAGTTAATAAAACTCAGATTCAGAATGGTGAATTAGGGGCAAAATTAGATTGGAACCTTACTAGCGCATGGAATCTATTTGGTAAAGTAGGTACTTCATATAACTATGTCGATCAAAAAACAGGTGCTTATAATGATAGCGATGAAAACTGGTCACTAATGTTAGGTGCTGGTGTCGAATATCAACTAAGCCATAACTGGCGTGTACGTACCGAATATCAATGGTTTGATAACGTAGGCGAAAGTAGCACAACAGGTAAAACTGATGTTAACTACGTATCTCTTGGCCTAAGTTACTATTTTGGTAGTTCAGATAGTGCTGCACCAGTTGCTGCAGCGGCAACAACTGCGGCAGTGGTAGCCGCTCAAGAGCCAGAACCAGAACCAGCTGTTGTAGAAGAGCCATTACCAGCAGCAACCTTATCAAAAGGTGCTTTTGAACATAACTCTGTTGAATTAACATCAGATGCAAAAAGCTCTTTAGATCCAGTAGTCACATATTTAGAACAACGTCCTGAAATTAATGTTGCCGTTATCGGTTACACTGATTCAACAGGGGCAGCTGAATACAACCAAAAACTTTCAGAAAAACGCGCACAAAAAGCTGCTGATTACTTAACTGAAAATGGTATCGATGAATCACGCATCAACGTTGAAGGTAAAGGGGAAGAAAACCCTATTGCTGATAACTCAACAGCTGAAGGTCGTGAACAAAACCGTCGTATCGAAATTACTTATCAAGATTAA